One segment of Macaca fascicularis isolate 582-1 chromosome 4, T2T-MFA8v1.1 DNA contains the following:
- the LOC102139994 gene encoding HLA class II histocompatibility antigen, DM alpha chain isoform 1 precursor (isoform 1 precursor is encoded by transcript variant 1), protein MGHEQNQGAALLQMLPLLWLLPHSWAVPEAPTPVWRDDLQNHTFLHTVYCQDGSPSMGLSEAYDKDQLFFFDFSQNTRVPRLPEFADWAQEQGDAPAILFDKAFCEMMIQQIGPQLDGKIPVSRVNWQHHSVPVEGSGPTFVSAVDGLSFQAFSYLNITPEPSDIFSCIVTHEIDRYTAIAYWVPQNALPSDLLENVLCGVAFGLGVLGIIVGIVLIIYFRKPCSGD, encoded by the exons ATGGGTCATGAACAGAACCAAGGAGCTGCGCTGCTACAGATGCTACCACTTCTGTGGCTGCTACCCCACTCCTGGGCCGTCCCAGAAG CTCCTACTCCAGTGTGGCGAGATGACCTGCAAAACCACACGTTCCTGCACACAGTGTACTGCCAGGATGGGAGTCCCAGTATGGGACTCTCTGAGGCCTACGACAAGGACCAGCTTTTCTTCTTCGACTTTTCCCAGAACACTCGGGTGCCTCGCCTGCCTGAATTTGCTGATTGGGCTCAGGAACAGGGAGATGCTCCTGCCATTTTATTTGACAAAGCATTCTGCGAGATGATGATCCAGCAAATAGGGCCACAACTTGATGGGAAAATCCCGGTgtccagag TGAACTGGCAGCATCATTCCGTCCCTGTGGAAGGATCTGGGCCTACTTTTGTCTCAGCTGTCGATGGACTCAGCTTCCAGGCCTTTTCTTACTTAAACATCACACCGGAACCTTCTGACATTTTCTCCTGCATTGTGACTCACGAAATTGACCGCTACACAGCAATTGCCTATTGGG TGCCCCAGAACGCACTACCCTCAGATCTGCTGGAGAATGTGCTGTGTGGCGTGGCCTTTGGTCTAGGTGTGCTGGGCATCATCGTGGGCATTGTTCTCATCATCTACTTCCGGAAGCCTTGCTCAGGTG
- the LOC102139994 gene encoding HLA class II histocompatibility antigen, DM alpha chain isoform 2 precursor (isoform 2 precursor is encoded by transcript variant 2) → MGHEQNQGAALLQMLPLLWLLPHSWAVPEAPTPVWRDDLQNHTFLHTVYCQDGSPSMGLSEAYDKDQLFFFDFSQNTRVPRLPEFADWAQEQGDAPAILFDKAFCEMMIQQIGPQLDGKIPVSRGFPIAEVFTLKPLEFGKPNTLVCFVSNLFPPMLTVNWQHHSVPVEGSGPTFVSAVDGLSFQAFSYLNITPEPSDIFSCIVTHEIDRYTAIAYWVPQNALPSDLLENVLCGVAFGLGVLGIIVGIVLIIYFRKPCSGD, encoded by the exons ATGGGTCATGAACAGAACCAAGGAGCTGCGCTGCTACAGATGCTACCACTTCTGTGGCTGCTACCCCACTCCTGGGCCGTCCCAGAAG CTCCTACTCCAGTGTGGCGAGATGACCTGCAAAACCACACGTTCCTGCACACAGTGTACTGCCAGGATGGGAGTCCCAGTATGGGACTCTCTGAGGCCTACGACAAGGACCAGCTTTTCTTCTTCGACTTTTCCCAGAACACTCGGGTGCCTCGCCTGCCTGAATTTGCTGATTGGGCTCAGGAACAGGGAGATGCTCCTGCCATTTTATTTGACAAAGCATTCTGCGAGATGATGATCCAGCAAATAGGGCCACAACTTGATGGGAAAATCCCGGTgtccagag GGTTTCCTATCGCTGAGGTGTTCACGCTGAAGCCCCTGGAGTTTGGCAAACCCAACACGTTGGTCTGTTTTGTCAGTAATCTCTTCCCACCCATGCTGACAGTGAACTGGCAGCATCATTCCGTCCCTGTGGAAGGATCTGGGCCTACTTTTGTCTCAGCTGTCGATGGACTCAGCTTCCAGGCCTTTTCTTACTTAAACATCACACCGGAACCTTCTGACATTTTCTCCTGCATTGTGACTCACGAAATTGACCGCTACACAGCAATTGCCTATTGGG TGCCCCAGAACGCACTACCCTCAGATCTGCTGGAGAATGTGCTGTGTGGCGTGGCCTTTGGTCTAGGTGTGCTGGGCATCATCGTGGGCATTGTTCTCATCATCTACTTCCGGAAGCCTTGCTCAGGTG